TTCCACTTCAACATgggtgtggatgtggatgtagaTGTGGCTGTGAGTGTGGAGGTGATCTTCGGTGTGTGCGCGGACGTGGATGGTGGGCGATCTCGATCGGCAGAGCAGCCGGCAGCGTTAGTCGCAGCAGACACGGGTGACGAGCAGCAACGATCGTTTTTGGAGAGCGCGCCAGGGTTTCCCGATCCAAAACCGTACCCGATCCGAGCCAACCGATACGCAGCGACCCGATTCGCTAGAGATTAAAAGCCAGCGGAAGATCAAAAGGCGCGCGCACGGATCAGTGAATTCGCTTGAAATCGGTAACATTTCAAACCGATCGATCTCACGGGAGGTCCCCCGCAGCCCCGAAAGTCCCAAATAAACCGACATAATACCAAAATCAAAGCGTAGCTAACCCATTGTAGTGTCATTAAGTGTGTGCAGTTCCCGCTTCCCCAATAAGGTGTGATAAGTGCGTGATAATTTTCGAGGCAACCTAGCCGAGTGCGATCGTTTTGGCCCGAAAATGTGCTAATCAGATCTCAGTCTTGGTTCACGGCATCGCAGCCCGACGCTGCCCCGcacaactggcgccaatttgtATACAAATTTCATGCCTTAATTGAAACTCACATTATAGCCAAGTGCGAAAAGTTAACGACTAGGCGACCACCGACAATCCCCAGAAACGCTTGACTATCCCAGCGAATCCAACCAGAGAAAGTTTCACGGCGGAGTTGGCAAAAAGCAACCGGAGAAGGCGACAATTGCAATTCTGGAGTTCTTCAATCAACTGTCATCGGCCGAAATGGACCCAGGTAGGTCTCTAAATGTATACCAATCAAACTTCTAGTCTTACGAACTATCGAACACCCaacttttattgatttatcgACATTTTTGAAGTGCCGACGGCAATGGGGATTTCTGAGAAAGtttttaaccattttataattgtttttattttaaaataataaaagaaaattttgttatttttaagaagtcataataaatgtaatattatcATAAGTAAATATCTAGCTCACATATTTTGCAATCAAATaagcaatttttaattgttgttcAATTAATGTGCTTGACTTATGAAGTTTCCATTTGTTGTATGTAATCTTAAAAGTTTTTGAGGACAACTCTGGAAGCAGATAATAGTTGTATCCATTTGTATTCATGATTTCTTAATAGACTTACTACTATTTACTGAAATGGTAAAATTCTAccaaatttctattttatatgttattgtaaatttttgctACCCCATTACAAAGTCGAATCCCTTCAGATTTATTTTCGTGACAATTTTTCCCTGTGCACTCAAATCCGCGGCTCAAGTGTTTTGCCAACAAAGCCTTTCGTCCGATCCTCCAAACAAGTCCTGATGGATCCCCTTAGCCTGTGCCGCAATCGCGAGGAGGTAAACACAATCGACTTCTTTCCTTAGTTTTTGGGCCGGGCCAAGAGGCAGGTGTTTGCTTTTGATTTTCGTTTCAAAAGGCTGCCGTCGCTTTGCGCATGATCGACAGCCTCGCGGTAGCCGCGTCACTTGTTTGGCTTTCGATGATGTCGCCGACATCCGTATGGGTATGCTTGGTCCATACCCGATcccaaaaccgaaaaccaaaaaccccAATCCAAACTCCGGACCCATGGCCCCTAATTTAACTAATGATCGTTGTAATGTTTGTGCCTTTGTCGTGCGGTCTTCACTTTTGGCTCCAAGTGTCCGTGTCTCTGTTTGTCCATGTGCTTTGGGCCAAAAACAAAGCCCGAGTGCAAGACATTGCCTTATGGCCGAAAACTACACAAGTGTGTAAAGATTTGCCCTGTTGGCGGCAGTTGGATCTATTGACAAACATCTGCGCAATCGAATAATTTGGCGTGCGTCGATTTActttaacaaattttcaaCTGCCTCGATCATCTTCCGAAATAATTGGCTAACGGTTTCGGTTTGGTATTTTCTTGGAATGACATAATTTCTTTACTTTAcactttttttatagtttaacCTAGTATATCGAAGAAAAGTAGAATCATTTatcctaaaatatatttcattagaGACTAGCCAATTCCTTTAATGAACATTGATGGATATTTTTCCACATGATCGGGAGGCACAGAAGGAGTAAGTTGGCTAGTAGGTCCCGCTCTTTGGTCCATTAATGACTTGCTTTCGATGTTTTGACATTCTGTTTGTACGCCGGCATTGTTTGCCCTGTCGCAGACGTCGGAAAAGATATAGACGGGTGTGCAGACGCCGAGAGGGCGACGCAGACCCAAACCAAAACCGAAGCCCACACTCTGGACCAGAGATGCAGAAATGCGTGACTAACGGCCACCGGTAGCCATCTACTTCGGTAGCTAAACATGAAAAGCCCACCAGACGCGGGCCGCAAGTGCAAGATGTTAAAATCACAGAAAGGGGCAGTAAAACAAAAGGCGCAGACGATGGCCACGAAAGGCAGGCAAACACTTGAGATACGAGGAGGAAAACGTCGCGTCAATGTGTACACGCCTTAATGGAAGAGTCTATATATGTAGTATGTAGTATGGGAGTAGGTGCCCAGGAGCTGGAAGTCGGGGAGTGATCATAAAGCCCGACCTGCAGCTTCCTCCCGTGGATACCGATGATTGAAGCCCGGGTTTGGGAAAACGCTTCACTGCCACCACGACTTGATTGTGTGGCGTCGTTTCCCCTGAgttctttaattaaatcacATCCCCCGCCGCTGATGCGGAACTTTCATTAACCGCATTTGCAGTCACTTTGGGTATTACGGAAGCTTTTCTTGCAGTGAATAATGCGTTTTGACTTTCAAATTAAGGATTAAGTTTACGGATTTAGTTTGAAACATCATTAAATGGTATTATTtctattgaaaaataaataaatacgtcTCTAAGTATATCATAGTTGacctaaatttttaaaaaattattttagctgaaatcgaaaaaataaactttcccTATCTTTGGTTTTAagaatccgattgacttaatttcttttgcttttttttcatggctaataaaaaatgaaaaaaaatagttttcttaAAATCCATTCGGTTTTTAAATAACGACATATGTATCACTTAAAAATCTGTTGTATTATATTTGTAAGAAAACCGTTTCATTCTTCATAAATACACTTCCAGTAAAAGGTTAAGTTCCCTTTGCAGATCAGTTGACATTTCCTCCCCATTTTGGTGTGGATATGTCCCCACGGATCCACAACCTCTGACATCTGACAAGTGTACTTCTTGTTGCTGAGGATAAACTAAGCTCATTACCATAAATTTAATGAGTTTCTAATCGTTAGGGGGCACGTGTTTGAGCTAGTTCACTCCGGGATAATGAATGCGATCGCATCAATAAGCGGGCGGCTAACATCTGGTCCTAACCCCTAACCCCTTGATGGCCTGTGTGAAGTCCCTCGGGGGCGATGGTGACCCGCAACCGGAACTGCCTAAGGAATTCCAAACTCAATATCTCAGTTTCGGAAATGGAGTCATAGGACCAGTGCTGCAAGCTTGGCTAGTTTCTAGCcagttaaagatttttttttaggatttttaaaaatgttgtattatttttcttatatatttaaattagatgGTTACAGTTTAAAAGGATTTTAGagataaaccaaaaaaagtacCTTCTGattaaaatatctaaactagtttaaagcatttttatcCTTTTTAAAATAGCTACTTTGTGTTATCTTTGATTCAGGAGTGGGTGAACTGCAGAACATGTGGTTAGATTTATatgcatgttgctgctgtcagcGAAGGGCGTTGCACATTGCTCGAGTGCCGGCGAACCCGAACTGCAGCGGAGTTGTCGGTTCTAGTACATTGCCAATGATTGGTCGGATGCGTTGGATCTCTTGGTCTTGGTCTCTGGGAAGGGATGGGATCGGATCGGAACTCTGGCCATGGGTTTTGCATCGACATCGAGCACATTTCGGCTACGCACTCGCATTGTGCGCATTCTTGGTACGCGTAATTGAAGTCGCCGCGGCATgtcttctttggtttttgggcTGGGTCGCACCCCTTTCGAGTTCCTCGGCTTCGAAGCTAGAGCCGTCATATTTCCTAGCCTTCTCCTCCTCTCCCAAGGGGGCGGAATAAAGGAGCGAGTGCGTCGCTATCTTGGCGGTGGCTGCCGTGATTTATGGACTCATTAATTTCTGTTGACAGACAATGCTGTTGACGCCGCAGGAATCTATTTAGCTTTATGTACTTTTGATTCCCACTTGCTAGGGCGCCTATTTTATGGGCTTCATTTATAATTCGAGGCGCTTGCACTTGATCTATAATAGGAAATAGAATAGAATTGCATCTAGAATAAATCAAaggatatgtaaatattttgaatgaaCTTTAAACTTTAGAAAGCTTTTAAGAATTAGAATTTCCGCGTCTCGTTGAAACCAGATTCAATCGATGTTAAGTAAACATAAAGCCATTCCAATCATCACTCTTTCCATTGATAACACTTCGATTTGAACTCTGCagattaaaatggaaaatggcatTGCCAGCAGATCAAAGTGACAGGCGGAGAGTGGCTTCCTCTTTCTCTTGGCGCGACGATTCTGTGAAATTTACTGATAAATAAATGCGATTGTGCGGCAAATTGTGCAACGCTCCGAATGCAAAATTGTCGACAAGTTCTCGTAGTTAGtatagaaaaaaagaaaaaaatcgaagtgaaaactaaactatttataAGTCGATGAGGACCGCAACAATGTGGGCAGCCAACTAAACAGTGACAATGTGAGTGGAAGAgtggaaaagggggcgggccACATGGCGTATACGCGACGCGCTGGCTGAGCCTCAGCTCAAGTCAACTgagttgttaaattaattttttctgcaTGCCGAAtgcatataaatttttataagatGCAAAGACGCAGCGGCggaattaagaaaataaatatatgaaggCATCTCCCCACCGCGACGGCGCTCCGTCAATCAACCTGCTGGGTCTTCTGGGGTCTTCCGAAGGAGAAGGAACCGCTTGCCAAGACCCAAGATTTATGGGAGCAACACGCAGTCGAAAATGCATTCGCACATATTGTATGTTAGTTATGAGAAGGGAAATCCAATTTGCCATGTACTTTTATACTCTCCCAAAAAGTACCAAGTTATCTCAAGTCTCTCAAATTCGAAGGTTCACAATTTTTTGCATAACTGTGTTAGTTCCGGGAATCTTTTTTatggcatttaaaaatacaagatATATAATATcgctgattttaaaaaccaataatgaaaaattatctttttcataaaataatctttttcacaataattatttaattaccttgtagttgtaaatattaattataaatgttttttagtaAAGAGTATTAAATCATTTtggtatacatatatgtatactttttTGGGGATGTCTttttgatgctgatcaaatcAAACACCAGACCAGAAACCCCAAACAAAATATTGCCCTCAATATCAAAAACATCATTTCATGCCAAATTTATATTCAATTCGGGCCCAACGAACTAAAAATAAGTATCCAAATTGGCAGCCATTTtggtattttgttatttattttatttgtttgcagtTAATGTTGTGAATATTCAGACAATTACTCAAAGTTTTCTGcgatttaatacaatttagtGGACCATTTTCGTAGAACGCATCGGTTAGTGTGAAAACGTGTTAATTGACGGCCcgcttattaattaaaatgaaatttgaaTGGCAATTTTATTCTCTACAAATAAAAGCCTTATGCCCCCAAATCAAAAGTTATAAATCATAcaatgtatttttatgatGGCAACAAAATTCTTATCAGCTTGAAATGtttgaatttgttaaaatcaaTTAGGCAGAAAATAAGTTCATTGCCTCTCGACATTTGACATCGAAAATGTTCTCAGCGTTCAAGTTTCTGAAATAATCACAAAGTCAATCGGATGCCTAGTTGAAGTTGAatcaaagtatttatttattgcaatattagttGCAACTTATCAACCAGACAAGGCAAATAGGAAGAAGAGGCATTCGCGATTATCGCAtcagtatatatattttttttccaagcTGATAAGCATAAATGAAGTACATATATTCATGTGACAGTCTTTTAATAGATCCACAAACGCAGCTTACAATTAAATGTTCGATTAAGAATCATGATCCATATGTAATTATATAagtgtgtaaatatttttcaaaccatattattttgtacttaacgattcttttttaaagctattaaataaacgtaactttccaattaaaattccaatGTCTTAAGTAACTTTAAATAGTATTCGGTTTACCAGAAGCTATACTGTACAATCGTATACTCTGAGGTTTTTCCCAGCCCCTTCGACCATTTTGTTTagcgaaatattatttttaattagttctAGTTAGTTAACATTCGTTAATTGCTCCTGTAATTGGATTTATGCGCATCAGTGGCTTTCGTGAGCACtttaatgatattttaataaattataaaaaacttttaaagcaATATGTGCAACTTTAATTGCCGCCGGCAAAACTTTGACGAAAGGGCAAGtgttgaaaaatttccaaGAACAAGAaccagaaatacaaaaaagaaacTCTCACAAGCATACGGACATTAAAGCCGACATTTCTTTCTGGATTGCGTTTGTAATTTGCTGGTCGTTGGCGGAGTTCCAGTTGAAACAGTGGTCGCCATTGTATTCGGCAATTTCCCAGAATTTATGAATTATAattttgccatatagacaattTTAATTGAGCTTTTTATGGGATGTGGAAAGCGGGGAAAGGGTGCAAAAACAGGAGCTGCACGGAGAAAAATAAGATTAGATTAGTTTGGTATAAAATGTCATGAACTTCCAAACATTAAAAGATAATaagttaaatttttctttttgaaatttctaagtgataaaatatttctatcaTAACGGCTCATTCAAGTAAGATCCCCATTTTCTACCACTTTTCTGTGTGTGCGGTTTTTGGGATCTCGAGCCAAGCGTGACCAACTAAGTAAAAGTGTACGATTTCAAAGCAAACACAGCCATTTGTAAGCCATTTGTACCGaaacacacagatacagaagCGTCGGCTACCGAATCCGTTTCCAATTTCCGCTGGGGATGCGAAAGGACTTCGAGGCCAGAGACGAAAATCCATGGGCAAATATTTACCGATCAGACAAAAGCAGTCTTCGTCTCCATTTCGTTTCAgagtttatgattttttaagctGTTTGCCCGACCTCTTCACAATTCCATAGCTGTTTGCCTTTCATTAACAGAAGCTGCTCAGATCGGTTAGGATGGGATCGTATCGGGCCCAGATTTCACTTTGTTTGCGTTGATTAAGCGCTGACTAGCGGAAAGTCGAGGAGCCAGGAAGGATCCTTATTAGAGCTAAAGTAGCCCAGTCGAACTGATCGCCAGCGGCAGGCgcaacttaaaattaaataaacaaaatcagCCTCTTAGCGTTCGAAGGTTTTCCCGGAGGCGGAGGCAAACAAACAGGCCAAACAAACTCGAGATGCGACGGCGACCTGGGTAGCACCTAACACACTGCTCCTCTGATCGTGACCGACACTACTCGTATACTCGTATACCCAAACCCACCTCCACTTCCACACCGGTGGCATGTTTGCACCTTTAATAAGACCAACAATCAGTGCCGACGCATCGCCCAAGTAGCCGCTCAAAGGGTCAACGAAATGTTGCACTTGTGATCCCTCGAAAAAGGGGTTTTTGAGTTCTGATCATTGGAATTGAACTGGAACTCGAGACtaacaaggaaaaataaatcagTACTTCAAGACATCTTTTCAAAACCAAGTAATCCTTACTTAAACTTATCTTTTGGATTGATCTTTAGACTTAAGCTCTTTTTATACGAAAtgataaattttcaaattaaaaccgTGCCAATCAATGAGTGTATTTCTAATGTTTGATCTTGCTTTTTCTCGATATGGCCCATAACTGTCGTGGTCAACATCCATCATTGATCAAATTTGCCTTGGACACTGGGCACGTTGCAAAATGTTTGCTCTTGACTCATCCCATCGGTCCGATCGAAGGGGGAATAAATGTGCTGCTCTAATAGGAATTACGTGACTAATTTGCATGTGGTGGGGAGCATTTTATTCTGGCCGGATGTCGATTGGCTGCCATAAATCACAAGTGAGGAGAGACTTACTCACAACTTTGAAGATGACTGCTGAGGGTTTAGAGAAAGTCAAAAGAATATTAACAAATCAGGCAGATAACCGATAGTCGATGgaattaattttccaatttccCGGTTTGCCGAAGGTTCGATTCTTATCGGTGGCATAACTCACATATCATAATTAAACCCCAAGTGCTCAACTTTGGCCGCCATTAATCTTTGGTAATTGCCCGAAATTGATGTCATGCGTATTTGAAAAGCCATTAAAACCGGGCAGCTATCTTGAATAGATCCAAAAGAAGAAAACAAGAGCGTCGATCTTTGTCAGCGACAACTAGAAAGTATTTGTTGAGACAAATTTATGGACGCTTGGCGCAAAAGTCAAGCACTCGGAGATAATGTTCTCAAAGGGACCAACAAATTGCAGCCTTCATTGGACATATTTCGAATATTTTCCACGACGAATGCGgggatttaaaaaagaaactgaAGGGAAGGTAAGTTTTTTGAgatcttatatatatattttttaagatttccttTACTTACCTTCTTCATTGCATCTAACTGAAGATGCCTTTATTATAAAAACCGTATTTTAAATAGCACATTTGTCGTTTCCATGATCTTTGACTCGAATGCCTTCCTTCCTGGCTGGCGCTGGATTTTTTGGAAGCGCACACAGAACCGCACAACTCTGCGTGTAACTCAATTCGTAAATAATTAACGATCACGGGATTACAAATGTCAAACAGAATGTCAGACTGGGGACGGCACCCTCCCTGCCTAAGGGGAAACTGAATCTGCGTGGCTCCTTCTTCAAAGagcgaacacaaaaaccacCGACTTGGTCCCCGGATGGGTGTCATCCTATCCCATCCTCCTCCCCAGCAGCCCACCAGACTCGATCTCAATGCGTGTGGGTCTGCGGCGAGTGCCAGCCGATCTGTTGTGACTTATGTCAAGACAATTGCGttacaatattttgaaaattcataGTGCCAGTGGCAGGCAATGAGAACCCAACAATTGTATTAGAGGTGGGTTGTTAGCCCATAGACAAAGTTATCGTATACCAAATCCCATTTACAAACTAATGTTTAAGAGTAGATATCAGGGTGAGTTCAGAATGGTGTTTCCTAACCACCAGGAGCAGGTGCTGGTGTGACGACTGGTGCTGTAGTAGTTACGGCCGGTGGAGCAGGTTGATCAGGTGCCGAAGTTGGAGGCGGAACAGGAGCAACGGGAGCTGGAGCTCCTGGAGTTGATCCAGGAGGAGGTACCGGTGTTCCTGGAGCTGCTCCTCCTGGTGGTGGAGCTACTGTGCTACCTCCATCCGCTGTAGCATTCGGAGCAGCTTGAACTACGACAGTGCAGTTACGACAAATCACTGAAAGGAATCCATGATTAGGACACTGAAATCAGGATGATATGGGAAGGCGACCTacaaacattttcattatCGCCATCGTCATCACTATCACTTCCACTATCATTGTCATATATCAAATCCTCAAGGAGAGACCACCAGTCATCTGTATCTCGTTTCTAAAAAGAATAGCTAAAAACATTTGATATTTAGATACATCTAATCGACTTACCGTCTTGACAGAAGCTTCCTTTAAAGTCCTGGCCTCAATGCTCAGGAAACTAAAAACGAGGCAAAAGCCCAGagcgaaaaatatattatttctgGCCGACATCCCGACTTTAACTGACTAGACTGTCTGAGAAACCCGCTTATATAGAACCTAAACaccaatattttgtaatattttctgaCATTTAGTGTTTTGAAAATAGAGTAATGGGAATTTATGATGGATATTGAGTGGTTTAGACATGTACATGAAATAATCACTAAAGTACTGAAGCATCAACTAAATGAAGTgggatttaatattaaatttaattatattccaaaaaatcatttaaagacAAAAAATTGGGGGTAATATTTTCACCTTATCAATGTAATGAAATAATCCAAtgacatataatttttttgataagtTTCTGTATAGtcatgttaattttttaagcaGTATACCACAGTCGTTGCCTGATCATATCTGTGCAATGCTCCCATCTATTACGACCACCTTTAATGTGGGGAGATACCCATGTCGATTCCGTCTATTTCGAacagtttttcttatttatgcaGCTGCACGTTCGCTTTGTCTGGGGCCCCCGAAACGACCCCGAGTGCAAGTGCTGGCAATGATCGAACTGCAATTGACAAGTGCGCAAATCCATAACCATAAACTATGTACACGAAATTCGACACTGCTGGGGATCATTAGCCGCGGATCGGGGATTAGGGATTGGAGATCGAAGATCGGGTGGATCGGTGGGGGTGGTGATGTCGATGTCGGGCAACAAGTGGGATGGTAATGTGATAGGCCTCGACCATCGGGAAAACGAGCTTGTAAGTCGCGAATTGCCCTTTCTGAATGGAACACTATAGAGGTCGATATACTCCCGGTACATTATCGTTCCTTTGTCCGGTTCCTTCCTGATTTCTTGAGATTGCCGGCACGAGTAACCCGGGAGCtctattgtaatttttatggcGCTGCACTCTCTGCAGTACGTGTTGCACTCGGAGTTGCTGTTGTGGAACACGATTCGAAATTAGAAGACGCAGATGTGCAACAGTCCCTCCAACTGCCCATAATTGTAATGGGCTGGACGGCAGTTCCAGACGGAGCCAGAGGTCCAGAGGCAGGTGCCACGAATGGAGTCTCCAGATAAGGGGTTTCCCAATTACCAACGGATAATGGCAAGCTATAATAGTAAAATAGGAGATCTTCTTTGTTTGCCAGAGAGGTATGGATTATGACAGCTTTATTGTATGTCGTTCAAAGCAAtggttttgaatttaaaactaaattactACTTTTGATTTAGTAATGtcgaataattataatatttgttttttaatatgtgtttattaaaatctGTGCAAGAAGTGTAACTactttttaaaagttgttATTTTTCGATTAATAAGAATTGTATCTTCTACTCTCTTCTCAATTTCTCTGCCAAGTCCATTTCATTCACAATGGTTACCACGGAAAAAGCAAACTTGGCCAtctaaaaatgtgtaaaaatataaaatgtattccCTGTTAATAACTTATTATTCTACTACCTTAATATTGGTGTTTAAGCAAATGGGAAAAATTCCACCGGCGGTGAACAGAATCGACTGCTGGACATTATGAATGAAGTACAGCATCGTGGTTCTATATCGACGCTCTGCACCGATCCACTTGGAATGGAACAATGTGTTGGTCAGGGATTCGCAATCGCTGTTCAGTTGCTCGCAAACATAGCAAAATGGGAAGGTCTGAGAAAGTATGGCAATTGTGTACACTCCAGAGACCAAACGTTCCATTATGGTATTGTAAAATTGCATGGATACCGCTGCCAAACCCAAAAGAAGGCCGACGGATAGCAATTGTATGAACATCGTGGCTGATATCATGGGACGCAGGGTGTTTCCATATCTGTTAGGAACAACATAATGTTTTATACTAGTTTGATAACTGATTTCAATACTCCTTACTCGACAATCAGCTTGTGATCCTTTACACACTCCACCAGTTCTCCGTAATGTTCATCGTCTTCTTTATCCAAATCGGATCGAAGATTCTTGATTCGCTGACTCAAAAGTTCAAGATGGGTCCGCAATATGACCACATACAGAATGGGATAGACATCCAAAATGAGGTTCGCCAAAATAATACCAACCATTGTAACCGTTTCAATGGCAGTGGCCAAGTAGAAATGTTCGTCGGGGTTAACCAGTGGATTATACAGACAGAAAGGAGTCTTTCCGATCACCAAAGCTCCGATTAAGGCCATAGTTAGGTAACCGAAATATATGCCGTGATAGATAACGACAACTCGGTTGCATAAAGCCGCTGATCGATGCACCTGGGTCTTCTCCTCCATCTTGGTGCAACGAACATCCATTAGGTCCATCATCTTCTGGGCCTTGGAAAATCGTCCTCGC
This portion of the Drosophila takahashii strain IR98-3 E-12201 chromosome 3R, DtakHiC1v2, whole genome shotgun sequence genome encodes:
- the LOC108064937 gene encoding zinc finger and BTB domain-containing protein 45, whose translation is MSARNNIFFALGFCLVFSFLSIEARTLKEASVKTKRDTDDWWSLLEDLIYDNDSGSDSDDDGDNENVLICRNCTVVVQAAPNATADGGSTVAPPPGGAAPGTPVPPPGSTPGAPAPVAPVPPPTSAPDQPAPPAVTTTAPVVTPAPAPGG
- the Or85a gene encoding odorant receptor 85a; this encodes MIFKYIQEPILGALFRSRDSLIYLNRSIDQMGWRLPPRTKPFWWLYYIWSLVVIVLVFIFIPYGLIMTGIKEMKNFTTTDLFTYVQVPVNTNASIMKGIIVLFMRGRFSKAQKMMDLMDVRCTKMEEKTQVHRSAALCNRVVVIYHGIYFGYLTMALIGALVIGKTPFCLYNPLVNPDEHFYLATAIETVTMVGIILANLILDVYPILYVVILRTHLELLSQRIKNLRSDLDKEDDEHYGELVECVKDHKLIVEYGNTLRPMISATMFIQLLSVGLLLGLAAVSMQFYNTIMERLVSGVYTIAILSQTFPFCYVCEQLNSDCESLTNTLFHSKWIGAERRYRTTMLYFIHNVQQSILFTAGGIFPICLNTNIKMAKFAFSVVTIVNEMDLAEKLRRE